In bacterium, a single window of DNA contains:
- the flhA gene encoding flagellar biosynthesis protein FlhA encodes MTNETEQLTRFQKILREGGELPLILGVTGLVLLMVLPIPAFMLDIFLVSSIALSIFILLLSFYVEKPLDFSVFPTMLLFSTLLRLTLNIASTRLILLHGSKGEAAAGEVIKSFGNFVVGGNYVVGFVVFIILVIINFVVITKGAGRIAEVAARFTLDSMPGKQLAIDADLNAGNISDVEAKARREKLERESDFYGAMDGASKFVRGDAVAGILITAVNVIGGLIIGMVQEGMPLLDALKVYTLLSVGDGLVAQLPALLVSTSAGLIVTKVSKTKKMSEEINTQTLSNFRPLLICAIILLLMSIMPGIPGLPFFILFSGFGFTAYKIWKKAKDKEAKIAESGGDTKALAEATKASEKIESVPLLDVLEVEVGYDLIPIVDQRSGGEFPTRIVGIRRQFANEMGVLLPPVHIRDNLKLRPNEYRIFMKGAVVGKGELMPYHSLGLDPGTTIRKIAGIPTKDPTFGLEAIWIPDEQKESAIVAGYTVVDLPSVIATHLIEVVRGNLSEIFGRQELATILDQIKLTHPKVVNDLIPEILPLGTVLKVVQNLLKEKVSVRDMLTILEALSEHASRVKEADELTEHVRMALGRSISQQYLASDQNLYVITLARSLEEKIVKSLNPKSMNPELSIDPATAKNLIEQIGTETKKSLANNRPPVILTNQQVRPHLYKLIQRFIPNLAVLAHGEVAGHASVKPVGMIGEAV; translated from the coding sequence ATGACAAACGAAACGGAACAATTAACTCGTTTTCAAAAAATCCTTCGTGAAGGAGGAGAGCTTCCTTTAATTTTGGGAGTAACAGGTTTGGTGTTGCTAATGGTGCTACCAATCCCGGCTTTTATGCTGGATATTTTTTTGGTGAGTTCAATTGCGCTTTCTATTTTTATTTTGCTTTTGTCATTTTATGTAGAAAAACCTCTCGATTTTTCTGTTTTTCCAACCATGCTTTTATTTTCTACATTATTACGCCTTACTTTAAATATTGCGAGTACACGCCTAATTTTACTTCACGGTTCTAAAGGTGAAGCCGCCGCCGGCGAAGTTATTAAGTCGTTTGGTAATTTTGTGGTGGGTGGCAATTATGTGGTAGGTTTTGTGGTTTTTATCATTCTTGTTATTATCAACTTTGTAGTTATTACTAAGGGTGCTGGCCGTATTGCTGAAGTGGCTGCTCGATTTACATTAGATTCTATGCCTGGCAAACAGCTTGCTATTGATGCCGATCTTAATGCTGGTAATATTAGCGATGTTGAAGCCAAGGCTCGTCGTGAAAAGTTAGAGCGTGAATCTGATTTTTATGGTGCTATGGACGGTGCTTCTAAGTTTGTGCGTGGAGATGCCGTAGCCGGTATTTTAATTACTGCCGTTAACGTAATTGGTGGTCTCATTATTGGTATGGTTCAAGAAGGCATGCCTCTTTTGGATGCTCTTAAAGTATATACTCTTTTAAGCGTAGGTGACGGCTTAGTTGCTCAGTTGCCAGCTCTTCTGGTATCTACGTCTGCCGGTCTTATTGTAACCAAAGTTTCCAAAACTAAAAAGATGTCGGAAGAAATTAATACTCAAACACTCTCCAATTTCCGTCCTCTTTTGATTTGCGCTATCATCTTATTGTTGATGTCGATTATGCCCGGGATACCAGGTCTGCCATTTTTTATCTTATTTTCTGGTTTTGGTTTTACTGCCTACAAGATTTGGAAAAAAGCGAAAGATAAGGAAGCTAAAATTGCAGAGTCTGGCGGTGATACAAAAGCTTTGGCCGAGGCTACTAAAGCCAGTGAAAAAATAGAATCTGTTCCATTATTGGATGTTCTTGAAGTTGAAGTGGGCTATGATTTAATTCCTATTGTAGATCAACGTTCTGGGGGAGAATTTCCAACTCGTATTGTGGGAATTCGTCGCCAGTTTGCAAATGAAATGGGGGTTCTACTGCCTCCTGTTCACATTCGTGATAATTTAAAATTGCGTCCCAATGAATATCGCATTTTTATGAAAGGTGCTGTTGTAGGTAAGGGTGAGCTTATGCCATACCATTCTTTAGGTCTTGATCCGGGAACAACAATTAGAAAAATTGCTGGAATTCCCACCAAAGATCCTACTTTTGGCTTAGAGGCAATTTGGATACCGGATGAGCAGAAAGAATCTGCTATTGTGGCCGGCTATACAGTGGTGGATTTACCCAGTGTAATTGCTACACATCTTATTGAGGTTGTTCGTGGTAATTTAAGTGAAATATTTGGCCGTCAGGAATTGGCTACTATTTTAGATCAAATAAAACTCACTCACCCAAAAGTAGTCAATGATCTTATCCCCGAAATTTTGCCTTTAGGCACAGTTCTTAAAGTTGTACAAAATCTTTTGAAAGAAAAAGTAAGTGTTAGAGATATGCTTACTATACTTGAAGCCTTATCTGAGCATGCTTCGCGTGTAAAAGAGGCTGATGAGCTAACCGAGCACGTAAGAATGGCTTTAGGACGCAGTATTTCTCAGCAATATTTAGCATCTGATCAAAATCTTTATGTAATTACCCTGGCCCGTAGTTTGGAAGAGAAAATTGTTAAATCGCTTAATCCAAAATCCATGAATCCAGAATTATCAATAGATCCGGCTACAGCAAAAAATTTAATTGAACAAATTGGTACCGAAACTAAGAAGTCTCTTGCTAACAATAGACCGCCGGTTATTTTAACCAACCAGCAGGTCCGTCCCCATTTGTATAAATTGATCCAACGTTTTATTCCCAACCTTGCGGTGTTGGCCCATGGCGAAGTAGCAGGGCACGCCAGCGTGAAGCCGGTTGGAATGATAGGAGAAGCCGTATGA
- the flhF gene encoding flagellar biosynthesis protein FlhF — MKTYIVSNLTEAVEKIKKDLGPKAVILSTKKADLRSSFMHFGKPRLEVTAALDVDVNHPAYLQPTIASSVNQAVRNASQINDDKLTALKNELDEIKASIRMIYQNSQLTSPAPMEQVKSEPKAVLATTAIKTEDKLSQVNVTQGNNDGVESEIVKLCSQLLKHRVNPQFVQALADHLIDKKIDITNETLRDEALDYLFEQIPDTLNYLNLEGDQKILCFVGPTGAGKTTSLAKIAALLMSHSKKVGIISMDYFRIGGHEQLEKYAKIMRMDALKVTSTDELKGAITHLQDCDYILLDTSGVSSRDQESIKTLNGMLNDSGKSITRTLVLPVSLQEPDLSNVTASYSTLNPSNIIITKLDESISFGSMLNATLSTKLPLAYFALGQEVPEDIEEASKERILDCILNISGQMDIDQTYEDSKVDKVSIQTEGATIR, encoded by the coding sequence ATGAAAACATATATAGTGTCTAATCTGACCGAAGCTGTGGAAAAGATCAAAAAGGATCTGGGTCCTAAGGCGGTTATTTTATCAACCAAAAAAGCTGATTTAAGATCAAGCTTTATGCATTTTGGGAAGCCACGGTTGGAAGTTACGGCGGCTCTTGATGTTGATGTCAATCACCCGGCTTATTTACAGCCCACTATCGCTTCGTCTGTTAATCAGGCCGTGCGTAATGCCAGCCAGATTAATGATGATAAATTGACTGCCTTAAAAAATGAACTTGATGAAATCAAGGCTTCAATCCGCATGATTTATCAAAATTCACAACTTACATCGCCGGCTCCCATGGAGCAGGTAAAATCTGAGCCTAAAGCCGTTTTAGCTACCACTGCCATTAAAACTGAAGATAAATTGTCTCAGGTGAATGTGACGCAAGGTAATAATGACGGTGTGGAAAGTGAAATTGTAAAACTTTGTTCTCAACTTTTAAAGCATCGCGTTAATCCACAATTTGTTCAAGCCTTGGCCGATCATTTAATTGATAAAAAAATTGATATTACAAATGAAACACTGCGTGATGAGGCGCTCGATTATCTATTTGAACAAATTCCAGACACTCTTAATTATTTAAATTTAGAAGGCGATCAAAAAATATTGTGTTTTGTGGGGCCTACTGGCGCTGGTAAAACCACATCACTTGCTAAAATTGCGGCATTACTCATGAGCCATTCTAAAAAAGTAGGAATTATTTCTATGGATTATTTCCGAATTGGTGGCCATGAACAGCTTGAAAAGTACGCCAAAATTATGCGTATGGACGCTCTTAAGGTGACAAGTACCGATGAATTAAAAGGTGCTATCACCCATTTGCAAGATTGTGATTACATATTGCTTGATACAAGTGGTGTATCTTCCCGCGATCAGGAATCGATTAAAACTTTAAATGGTATGTTGAATGATTCTGGAAAGTCTATTACTAGAACTTTAGTGTTGCCGGTTAGCTTGCAAGAGCCAGATCTGTCTAATGTGACGGCTTCTTATTCAACACTAAATCCTTCTAACATTATTATTACTAAACTGGATGAGTCTATTTCTTTTGGCAGTATGCTTAATGCCACGTTGTCTACAAAATTGCCTTTGGCCTACTTTGCCTTGGGGCAGGAAGTTCCAGAGGATATTGAAGAAGCAAGTAAGGAAAGAATACTAGACTGTATTTTAAATATTAGTGGTCAAATGGACATTGATCAAACCTATGAAGATTCGAAGGTTGATAAAGTGTCAATACAAACAGAAGGTGCAACAATTAGATGA
- a CDS encoding P-loop NTPase has protein sequence MISHNHTIDQAKGLRKIFDRNELAKKPVITAIAGSKGGVGKSTLALNVAWTLKQEGKKILLMDANFGMGHLEMMMGLDHPITLASVMTKGMQVMDAMNKIDKNLFLIPSGFGEPQFAYLHPVALEGFLIEAEKCARGFDHFIIDTRSNLNEATLQALSMSEKVLVITTPEPVAMAEAYESIKLARKNDSKKAIYVVVNRVKNDAEARDVFLKLQKITQSFLGYGLNYAGFLPQDKKIMECIIAQKTILQLYPDSALSTNLKNIAASLDDNLKVNLKKGWSEFWAGLYKSSSFFKPIRESV, from the coding sequence ATGATAAGTCATAATCACACAATCGATCAGGCCAAGGGGCTAAGAAAGATTTTTGACCGAAATGAATTGGCTAAAAAGCCTGTTATTACTGCTATTGCTGGGAGTAAAGGTGGTGTGGGTAAAAGCACTTTGGCTCTTAATGTGGCTTGGACTTTAAAGCAAGAGGGGAAAAAAATACTTTTGATGGATGCCAATTTTGGCATGGGCCATTTAGAAATGATGATGGGACTGGATCATCCTATAACCCTTGCTTCGGTAATGACAAAAGGCATGCAGGTTATGGATGCCATGAATAAAATAGATAAAAATTTGTTTCTCATTCCGTCGGGGTTTGGTGAGCCCCAATTTGCCTATCTTCATCCTGTAGCCCTAGAAGGTTTTTTAATAGAAGCTGAAAAATGTGCGCGTGGGTTTGATCATTTTATTATTGATACGCGCTCAAATCTTAACGAGGCAACGTTACAAGCGCTTTCTATGTCTGAAAAAGTTTTGGTGATTACAACACCAGAACCGGTGGCAATGGCTGAAGCTTATGAATCAATAAAGTTAGCGCGTAAAAATGATTCTAAAAAGGCAATATATGTTGTGGTAAACAGGGTTAAAAACGATGCGGAAGCACGTGACGTGTTTTTAAAACTTCAAAAAATTACACAATCTTTTTTAGGTTATGGTTTAAATTATGCCGGATTTTTACCTCAGGATAAAAAAATAATGGAATGTATTATTGCTCAAAAAACAATTTTACAACTTTATCCCGATTCTGCTTTGTCAACAAATCTTAAAAACATAGCAGCATCATTAGATGATAATTTAAAAGTTAATTTAAAAAAGGGATGGAGCGAATTTTGGGCGGGATTATATAAATCCTCGTCTTTTTTTAAACCCATAAGAGAGAGTGTTTAA
- a CDS encoding FliA/WhiG family RNA polymerase sigma factor yields MNTEHDNLKEKEESEAEVKKSTDALEAYGRTAAMNPYGPQAYQPKKNQPLNAFQQQKVTEYLNLVKWVVNRIMDRLPKHIQSEDLSHSGILGLIDAVQRFQWGRENEKSEFKAYAECRIRGQIMDELRQQDILPRSTREKVNSFKRAMDDLRKKINAEPNDRQICDFLSIDLDTCHRLKAEAVGGMQISINQFESNVDALEGILRRALEMVNLHTPEGLVHVKEVKALLTTEIENLSVREKQVISLYYLEEMTLKEIGAILTITESRVSQIHSQALARLMVRLKKSFNLDGSIPEGI; encoded by the coding sequence ATGAATACCGAACATGACAATTTAAAGGAAAAAGAGGAATCAGAGGCTGAAGTAAAAAAGAGCACCGACGCTTTAGAAGCCTATGGCAGAACCGCAGCCATGAATCCTTATGGTCCACAAGCGTATCAGCCAAAAAAGAACCAACCGCTTAACGCTTTTCAGCAGCAAAAGGTAACTGAATACTTAAACCTTGTAAAATGGGTGGTAAATCGAATTATGGATCGTCTTCCCAAACACATTCAGTCTGAGGATCTATCTCATAGCGGAATTTTGGGATTGATTGATGCCGTACAACGTTTTCAATGGGGTCGTGAAAACGAGAAGAGTGAGTTTAAAGCGTATGCCGAGTGTAGGATTCGTGGGCAAATTATGGATGAATTGCGCCAACAGGATATTCTGCCTCGTTCGACACGTGAAAAGGTTAATTCCTTCAAAAGAGCCATGGATGATTTGCGTAAAAAAATTAATGCCGAACCTAATGATCGTCAAATTTGCGATTTTTTATCGATTGATTTGGATACTTGTCATCGGCTTAAGGCCGAAGCGGTTGGCGGAATGCAAATATCTATTAATCAATTTGAATCTAATGTGGATGCGCTGGAAGGCATTTTAAGACGAGCCTTAGAGATGGTTAATCTACATACTCCTGAAGGTCTTGTGCATGTGAAGGAAGTAAAAGCACTTTTAACAACTGAAATTGAAAATTTATCAGTGCGTGAGAAGCAGGTGATCAGCTTGTATTACTTGGAAGAAATGACTTTAAAGGAAATTGGCGCCATTCTTACAATTACAGAGTCACGCGTGTCACAAATTCATTCGCAGGCTTTGGCTCGATTGATGGTAAGACTTAAAAAATCTTTCAATCTCGATGGATCAATTCCGGAGGGAATCTAA
- a CDS encoding glycosyltransferase has protein sequence MTQNKKKISLCMIVKNEEEVLSRALESVKGLVDEMIIVDTGSTDNTKDIALSYGARVYDYVWDNNFSNARNYSLSKAEGEWILVLDADEALSVSSHSLIRELLDTTPNRYFKLIQTNYITDTSHIHFQFNSLAEEEAAGYIGYIEVPIVRLFKNSADIRYEGIIHEQIPVYKNMAGLADTSIRIHHYGFYKKTGISQKNDLYLTLALEKCEQEPSNWHHHYELGNQWWGLGNKEKALQAYEQAYSLNKNSVDVMLSLASLYYQNLDYKKSISLFLDIVKLEPTNSHIFTTFPTILFTAGFTQEALNICGQGQEILKGNPIYHFNRAVLLQNVGNFEDALHHYQSALYKKYRVEEVYLQSGMCHLKLGHYQEALQSLARVTSDVFKKEKLKVSAICHLTFGKVDLGINALNQAFLLDAQDPELCYFLGLAYFESGNAKGAHHYLLQCADDKRLSEGARQHCRQFLSVIQSRLGGMYE, from the coding sequence ATGACACAGAATAAGAAAAAAATATCGCTGTGTATGATTGTTAAAAATGAGGAAGAGGTTTTGTCTCGCGCGCTGGAAAGTGTAAAGGGTTTGGTTGATGAAATGATTATTGTAGATACAGGTTCTACCGATAATACTAAAGATATAGCTTTAAGTTATGGCGCTCGTGTTTATGATTACGTTTGGGATAATAATTTTTCTAATGCCCGTAATTATTCTCTTTCTAAGGCTGAAGGGGAGTGGATTTTAGTATTGGATGCCGATGAAGCCTTGTCGGTTTCAAGTCATTCTTTAATTCGGGAGCTTTTAGATACTACACCTAATCGTTATTTCAAGCTTATTCAAACTAATTATATTACTGATACCTCTCACATACATTTCCAATTTAATAGCTTGGCCGAGGAAGAAGCGGCTGGTTATATAGGCTATATAGAAGTACCTATTGTTCGTCTTTTTAAAAATTCAGCTGATATTCGTTACGAAGGGATTATTCACGAACAGATTCCTGTTTATAAAAACATGGCGGGTTTAGCAGATACGTCTATTCGAATTCATCATTACGGATTTTATAAAAAAACAGGGATTTCTCAAAAGAATGATCTATATCTGACTTTGGCTCTAGAGAAATGTGAACAAGAACCCTCAAACTGGCATCATCATTACGAATTGGGAAATCAGTGGTGGGGTTTGGGTAATAAGGAAAAAGCCCTTCAGGCATACGAACAGGCTTACTCGCTTAATAAAAACAGCGTGGATGTCATGCTATCGCTGGCTTCCTTGTATTATCAAAACCTCGATTATAAAAAATCCATTTCGTTATTTTTAGATATTGTGAAGCTGGAACCAACTAACTCCCATATTTTTACCACATTTCCTACCATCCTTTTTACTGCTGGTTTTACCCAAGAGGCGCTCAATATTTGTGGGCAGGGGCAGGAAATTTTAAAAGGAAATCCCATTTATCATTTTAACCGAGCGGTTCTATTGCAAAATGTAGGAAATTTTGAGGATGCTCTTCATCATTACCAAAGCGCTCTTTATAAAAAGTACCGTGTTGAAGAAGTTTATTTACAATCGGGTATGTGTCACCTCAAGCTAGGTCATTATCAAGAGGCTCTTCAGTCTTTAGCACGTGTTACCTCCGATGTTTTTAAGAAAGAAAAATTAAAAGTGTCGGCTATTTGCCATTTAACCTTTGGGAAGGTAGATTTAGGTATAAATGCGCTAAATCAGGCCTTCTTATTAGACGCACAAGACCCTGAGCTTTGCTATTTTTTGGGTTTAGCTTATTTTGAGTCGGGCAATGCCAAGGGCGCACATCATTATTTATTACAATGCGCTGATGATAAGCGTCTTTCAGAAGGTGCTCGCCAGCATTGCCGACAGTTTTTATCGGTTATTCAATCTCGGCTAGGAGGTATGTATGAATGA